The following are from one region of the Oryzias latipes chromosome 12, ASM223467v1 genome:
- the c12h5orf42 gene encoding protein JBTS17 isoform X1 encodes MELKLEVLLSSSIKRKKPWPRFCWLGQEKESVFVLDDRRISEINMVSGRTKKKTPKLHPLLNNVVTMASSRNGLWLCGLLMSGELFLWNRDKDLLKTATAVPEVVQMITSSQGTSTKLSLQVSCDGMRVLLSATSGKVFLWECMDSRVLAGLRDGPVEGHWVLIQAPVDTILPSSSDKEASQTTIFVKTEVVGDICLSAFVFTSGENLITTILKIQWKEGQSVGFMRYSVHWVTKKYPLPRLTPPCQPVKSRGALVPVFSPDGQLLAIVLNQRKPQATQVLFVSTQNFISISSSLGGCGCKKVDIPSKYIRSYWVGSVSWSPGGLFLGCMLKRGSLLVLLRLGGLLSLTSSGCSVDFGPAHFLPLHPLVTYRPPMSARKGEASLSSSSMSVRDILRQRYSVTWHPRLFYLIVSDGYMATVMRLPDRPSPALILKTLLKDIRKDLEATSCKLDRSKGYVKAWLDSVCYLNLDSSSEELKATLPDRPTMTDSIISAAVTNGSKLPLFLQNRPGSGGTAELLESVQALFDEESDLDGIPAGSHVRDRGCLEFASMFDTLHALKTHSSEKILSGQVYDQDGEDIKKNSLRRELREIHSRLLTVWAFGLSLGDAVEHRALLLKHLLCCVVQFAALLHLMPDPTCRSGESNTLAFTRLLHLIKALLSFLPWDSSPSEGPRCLRLVVEFSKWIVRLLLNPHPDSHLTGTCQVSSQSLSRIIFLIQMISDSLDTSYTSEQKAVWSSEEESPSQPQVWLSDVYHVHFLQEGKWPQLVKPRPSIRLLGVWQLLYDVIQKYAEELNTIQSCNGLEEEKQRLALIMSQVQTSLQATGEKLGDGPALLNCQGEHLFLSGLYQKSAHAWRVQISQEINKSSYRSVFQETRLCLALLYSLLSQYQLREAQEMGDHMAQLILLRSGLQKTRGTTGSLPCRWIPTDLHSDAASAVVQSLGRFMASYFTNQSLFILPAHNVAVLPPLHLPHGPDVGRLVLLCQEEVARAVRQQHLSEVWTVDYAQDLLLLGGLLPEAVWMAYHLGDWKTAVSLSLAYTCYGSEKFKFSRLRRKDFQLPKALTPESIFQAELECLLKSDSQEHADKGNEKSFTEPLEGEDWDLLQSSIQEILKASVMAGVDIISTFLSSLLDAAKDMCSSLPALVPAGLYLPSPPLYCPQPSPNTQDPWGTAGQLPEVACRQKVSGVLQRLLLLLRSACCCHPAAQWYVSRLGRARHILHKIKKKYAYPSAAVEEKSFPEELMKLIAHGGYFKRRAKKDPQLDSDTIHTIDCFRELCALCWMLHVRDQLSIHCRRFQLSRRHDGDEQSDLDSLSVDALRWARRLLPFSHFLNAEEILQDIVLSLVSDLPPLSMVADTLVETFPEEEESVSVPLREKYNSLLQRLRQCTVLDGVEEEANVPMTSLIQGKLRQRRKHLKRLQRHLTPPVLHLWEKEEDTESKCATGTPRQPSLGTNQGTFSDCEFQPACSDADTAGKTSDTNLSKGHSRSRSKKAKKKTEQIKTDVKIGSGQDQGLREARKKEQLLQPTVGSWEFELEDDEYLHFLELFLSYVLERGSCLGVDSGSELPLLKSFCSELREKELHSLSFDILTTIHRRQKERKHSGSDAPLFRAGACYRPLSESITPELQASSLWTEAPGSRDCLSVSSHFDQRSPQQRGLFGLWKQNSASFRRGDGSVLSSEASPAQNAFTADQLPENLPFDSSASVQTVSDLQQGLDPKLEARFPKLGRLLEWMVRWADRGVPFGLRDKKKKEQGRGAGDGVMIRVRASAPAVLTSLSLLELNAVLGTDRYASHIQVPEVQLTVSPVLQPGEERKLERESSVDTGYPGSAHSAPDQDFHQESISDGDPHTDEPEEHPTFQANPPPADQDAASSPHLTPDDDLNLTPEKENEGGDSECLGLPSSGPREDDTANSFSPETRLKPAEIDLSGKAEEVPCSSISSGHPEAQPNNQPQTLVQARPPDSNNLQRSDPVIDPPKIPPQTPTAEEPTVDSATLNLTSTPSPMRQLLGQDLFRLVQHINYLSLREVIGASFSNLLAQQPSSVAQPDMTCLLPDISSSATRFIPDQDALPNQSTVSAAVQTPVPKPGCRDLKNNDAGCQFAALTTTTSSAANQHQSNIDPQSNVCISGAEYQEMQPLSVQAESPDVQQMENRKRIPSSQGLLATTNTRRAVQSTPVPLSSHGGAQNDSAPPMLGLRLLKFSSPLLSQHTSSQNPPAPQPHAYPTANQEIPRSFQAKTKLDFNKGREDRNTFSSPITRPYKSTSRTFHPQSHSSPQLPPAFPAHTPSPFQGLRLLQLQPPPHHNITFPKLPLPSFSRPSALIPVPVTETPPIKLLQINRGPKVMVPRPVPSTHTTRLISKEELQNLGVGQQELEKTALQLLRVQKSPEKPITSSSCAPNKRHKRREEKAKGGKSEVTFRPNESIIPTQETPALPTSEEPAVVEKIRSDQDIPGDYFQPTVDSLTGQKLLGKIFSTSAELQAMASTSKRPPECYDVSTNTDSDCPPQLVDKAISVQASVMTGSPKSTSSANFQIFYEDPVRDGEQQPWQPETNTSPPGRQFLSVLDFEGEDGSPRPAPEIRDVPSIRPSSPTSSQLHVLATSVLRNDFSAVQIPDNCVPLTTPPEMPEESPSESSCGSRSVLERVTSQNMTENLPESEICRAIRNQSGVRQNASPSLLSEGFSSRLSVLDAQLAALQNIADHLETDLVKSRMVVNSLEKLSSPSVKPTKATKKTVRLSLPLQAWTQRPDPAFSAEINASELDKNPTQHDDKDLLLSDEAGASSFHSPPDNFTDADEISHEWTDADPGQSELFDTVELLDELLKEGYLFPTDLDLFESQTVQHNSRQDLQQSGWMSEGQAFSREDRNELRIWMRRKHRERLAAYQKHRARLREQEHKPYTASPSRTRAASRKTRENEEKLTLLEQYDQRMKEAWSLAGEFNLPPGTQASSSRTEGSQVLSKKWSTAAPLSRPHSVSVSGKRGKARLHPQTHSVERPPSEDLHRRLGLHRPVTLLPGDRLSQVTRRGMLSKTLPKSDAASQNETRDDGHQGEPRLNQTYSRGGAIYKRIHRELPKVEGRRELDSSGPHRPQRLQRSDLVLTELVDEEENDPRGVSGIDWLDNLSESADSCLSKIDWAAIERMAAAEESDVDS; translated from the exons ATGGAGCTGAAGCTGGAGGTTCTTCTGTCATCAAGCATCAAACGAAAGAAACCATGGCCACGATTCTGCTGGCTCGGGCAG gaAAAggagtctgtgtttgtgttagaTGACAGGCGGATCAGTGAGATCAACATGGTGTCCGGTCGAACCAAGAAGAAGACACCAAAACTTCATCCATTGCTCAACAATGTGGTGACAATGGCTTCCTCTCGTAACG GGTTGTGGCTCTGTGGACTTCTCATGTCAGGAGAACTGTTTCTGTGGAACAGAGATAAGGATTTGTTGAAGACTGCCACCGCCGTCCCTGAAGTAGTTCAGATGATCACTTCATCTCAAG GCACATCTACAAAGCTCTCTCTCCAAGTTTCATGTGATGGGATGCGTGTCCTCTTGTCAGCCACTAGTGGCAAAGTATTCCTGTGGGAGTGCATGGATTCCAGGGTTTTGGCAGGCCTGCGGGACGGCCCCGTTGAAGGACACTGGGTGCTCATACAGGCTCCTGTAGACACCATCTTGCCTTCTTCAAGCGACAAAGAAGCATCTCAAACCACCATCTTTGTCAAAACTGAG GTAGTAGGTGACATTTGTTTATCAGCGTTTGTTTTCACATCTGGAGAGAACCTCATCACTACTATACTTAAAATTCAGTGGAAAGAAGGCCAATCTGTGGG TTTTATGCGTTATAGTGTTCACTGGGTCACCAAGAAGTACCCTTTGCCCCGTCTAACCCCTCCATGTCAGCCAGTAAAGTCCAGAGGGGCTTTGGTGCCAGTCTTCTCGCCGGATGGCCAGCTGTTAGCCATCGTCCTGAACCAGAGAAAGCCTCAG GCTACGCAGGTACTTTTTGTGAGCACACAGAATTTCATCTCGATATCAAGTAGTCTTGGGGGATGTGGGTGCAAGAAAGTGGACATCCCATCCAAGTACATAAG GTCTTACTGGGTTGGCAGTGTCAGCTGGTCACCTGGAGGACTTTTTTTAGGCTGCATGTTGAAAAGAGGCTCTCTTCTTGTGTTGCTTCGTCTTGGGGGACTTCTCTCTCTGACAAGCTCTGGCTGCAGTGTTGACTTTGGTCCTGCACACTTTTTGCCCTTACATCCACTTGTCACTTACAG GCCGCCAATGTCTGCACGTAAAGGTGAAGCATCTTTGTCGAGCTCCAGCATGTCGGTGCGCGACATCTTAAGGCAGCGGTATTCTGTGACCTGGCATCCACGGCTTTTTTATCTCATCGTATCTGATGGTTACATGGCCACAGTTATGAGATTGCCAGACAGGCCTTCCCCTGCCCTGATACTAAAAACTCTCCTGAAAGACATACGCAAGGATCTTGAGGCAACTAGCTGCAAACTAGATCGATCAAAG GGTTATGTGAAGGCGTGGCTGGACTCTGTTTGCTACTTGAATCTGGACAGCAGCTCTGAAGAGCTCAAAGCCACACTCCCAGACCGGCCAACCATGACAGACTCCATCATTTCAGCTGCAGTCACTAATGGATCTAAGCTGCCGCTCTTCTTGCAGAACCGACCAGGATCGGGTGGAACTGCGGAGCTTCTTGAAAGCGTGCAG gCTCTCTTTGACGAGGAGTCTGATTTAGATGGAATTCCTGCTGGTTCTCATGTCCGGGACAGAGGTTGTTTGGAGTTTGCTTCGATGTTTGACACTCTTCATGCCCTAAAAACCCACAGTAGTGAAAAAATCCTCTCTGGGCAAGTTTATGACCAAGATGGTGAGGACATTAAGAAGAATTCCCTTCGTCGTGAGCTCAGAGAGATCCATAGCAGGCTGCTAACAGTGTGGGCTTTTGGCTTGTCCCTGGGAGATGCAGTGGAGCATAGAGCTCTTCTGTTAAAGCATTTGCTTTGCTGTGTGGTTCAGTTTGCAGCTTTACTCCACTTGATGCCCGATCCCACTTGTCGTTCGGGAGAAAGTAATACCTTGGCTTTCACTCGCCTCCTGCACCTCATCAAAGCTCTTTTATCTTTCCTTCCTTGGGATAGTAGCCCTTCAGAGGGACCACGCTGCTTGAGGCTAGTGGTGGAGTTCAGTAAATGGATTGTACGTCTTCTGCTGAACCCTCACCCCGACTCCCACCTGACTGGCACCTGTCAGGTTTCTTCCCAAAGTCTGTCCAGAATCATTTTCCTTATTCAGATGATCTCTGACTCTCTTGACACGAGTTACACCTCAGAGCAAAAAGCTGTCTGGTCTTCTGAGGAGGAATCCCCTTCTCAGCCCCAGGTGTGGCTCTCAGATGTATATCACGTTCATTTCCTGCAGGAGGGAAAATGGCCTCAACTTGTTAAACCAAGACCTTCCATCAG aCTTTTAGGAGTGTGGCAGCTTTTGTATGATGTCATCCAAAAGTATGCAGAGGAACTGAACACCATTCAAAGCTGTAACGGTTTAGAGGAGGAAAAGCAAAGGCTGGCTCTTATTATGTCTCAGGTCCAAACATCTTTGCAGGCAACAGGAGAAAAGCTGGGGGACGGCCCTGCACTGCTGAACTGTCAAG GTGAACATCTCTTCCTGAGTGGCCTTTATCAAAAGAGTGCTCATGCATGGCGAGTACAAATCTCTCAGGAGATCAACAAAA GCTCTTATCGCAGCGTCTTTCAAGAGACGCGGCTTTGTCTGGCACTCCTTTATAGTCTGCTATCACAGTACCAACTGAGAGAAGCGCAAGAGATGGGAGACCACATGGCCCAGCTCATTCTGCTCCGATCTGGACTCCAGAAGACGCGTGGGACAA CAGGTTCTCTTCCTTGCCGATGGATACCAACAGACCTTCACAGTGACGCAGCCTCTGCGGTGGTTCAAAGCCTCGGGAGATTCATGGCTTCCTACTTCACCAATCAGTCACTTTTCATTCTGCCTGCTCACAATGTGGCTGTGCTCCCCCCACTCCATCTTCCTCACG GCCCAGACGTTGGGCGTTTGGTGCTGCTCTGCCAGGAGGAAGTGGCCAGAGCTGTCCGACAGCAACATCTGTCAGAGGTTTGGACAGTGGACTATGCCCAGGATCTGCTCCTGCTTGGCGGGCTGCTCCCTGAGGCTGTGTGGATGGCGTATCATCTGGGAGACTGGAAGACTGCCGTTTCTCTGAGCCTGGCTTATACCTGCTACGGGTcagaaaaattcaaattcagTCG GCTCAGGAGAAAGGATTTCCAACTGCCAAAAGCTTTGACACCAGAAAGCATTTTTCAGGCTGAGCTGGAGTGTCTTCTGAAATCGGACTCTCAGGAACACGCAGATAAAGGCAATGAGAAGAGCTTTACAG AGCCTTTGGAAGGAGAAGACTGGGACTTGTTGCAAAGTTCCATTCAAGAGATTTTGAAAGCCTCTGTCATGGCAGGAGTCGATATTATTTCCACCTTCTTGTCTTCCTTGCTGGACGCAGCAAAAGACATGTGCTCCTCTCTGCCTGCTTTGGTGCCTGCTGGGCTGTACCTGCCTTCCCCACCTCTGTATTGCCCACAGCCCTCTCCCAACACACAG GACCCATGGGGAACGGCGGGGCAACTTCCGGAGGTTGCATGTCGCCAGAAAGTGTCTGGAGTTCTCCAAAGACTGTTGTTGCTTCTGAGATCTGCTTGTTGTTGCCATCCTGCTGCCCAGTGGTACGTCAGTCGGCTGGGCCGTGCCAGACACATCCTTCACAAG ATCAAAAAGAAGTATGCGTATCCCTCTGCTGCAGTGGAGGAAAAGagttttccagaggagctgaTGAAGCTGATAGCTCATGGTGGATACTTCAAAAGAAGGGCCAAAAAAGACCCCCAGTTGGACAGTGACACTATTCATACTATTG acTGTTTTAGGGAGCTGTGTGCTTTATGCTGGATGCTTCATGTCAGGGATCAGCTCTCCATTCACTGCCGAAGGTTTCAGCTTTCCAGACGGCATGATGGAGATGAGCAA TCGGACTTGGATTCGCTGTCTGTGGACGCTCTCCGCTGGGCCCGTCGTCTTCTGCCCTTCTCTCACTTCCTCAATGCTGAGGAAATTCTTCAGGACATAGTGCTCAGCCTAGTCTCAGACCTACCTCCTCTGTCTATG GTAGCAGACACACTTGTGGAAACCTTcccagaggaggaagagtctgTCAGCGTACCTCTGAGGGAGAAGTACAACTCTTTGCTGCAGAGACTGAGGCAGTGCACTGTTCTTG ATGGAGTTGAAGAGGAAGCAAATGTGCCGATGACGAGTTTGATTCAAGGAAAACTCAGACAAAGAAGGAAACACCTGAAGCGATTGCAAAGACACTTGACTCCCCCCGTGCTCCATTTGTGGGAGAAAGAGGAAGACACGGAGAGCAAATGCGCCACAGGCACACCAAGGCAGCCGTCACTGGGTACCAATCAGGGAACCTTCAGTGACTGCGAGTTCCAGCCAGCGTGCAGTGATGCTGACACAGCAGGCAAAACATCTGATACAAACTTGTCTAAAGGACATTCCAGATCCAG aagcaaaaaagcaaagaagaaaacagaacaaatcaAGACGGATGTTAAGATTGGTAGTGGTCAAGATCAGGGTCTCAGAGAAGCCAGGAAGAAGGAGCAGCTGCTCCAACCAACTGTTGGGTCCTGGGAGTTTGAGCTGGAGGATGACGAGTATCTTCATTTTCTGGAGCTCTTTCTAAGTTATGTTTTAGAGAGGGGTAGCTGTCTTGGAGTGGACTCTGGCAGTGAGCTGCCTTTGCTGAAGAGCTTCTGCTCTGAGCTGAGGGAGAAGGAGTTGCACTCTCTGAGTTTTGATATACTTACCACCATTCATCGGCGTCAAAAAGAGAGGAAACACTCGGGCAGTGATGCACCACTGTTCAGAGCTGGGGCTTGCTACAGGCCTTTAAGTGAAAGTATAACTCCTGAGCTGCAGGCATCGTCTTTGTGGACTGAAGCTCCTGGATCCAGGGACTGTCTCTCTGTCAGTTCTCATTTTGATCAGAGAAGCCCACAACAGAGAGGTCTGTTTGGCCTCTGGAAACAAAACTCTGCATCTTTTAGGAGGGGGGATGGATCAGTTCTTAGTTCTGAAGCGAGCCCTGCTCAGAATGCTTTTACAGCAGATCAGCTCCCAGAAAATCTCCCATTTGACTCTTCAGCATCTGTACAGACTGTCTCCGACTTACAGCAGGGCCTAGATCCCAAACTGGAGGCTCGGTTTCCGAAGCTCGGCAGGCTGCTGGAGTGGATGGTGCGATGGGCCGACAGAGGGGTGCCGTTTGGGCTCCgtgacaaaaagaagaaagaacaaGGGAGAGGAGCCGGGGACGGAGTGATGATTCGTGTCAGGGCTTCAGCACCTGCTGTTCTCACCTCCCTGAGTTTGCTGGAGTTGAACGCGGTGCTGGGGACCGACCGTTACGCCTCCCACATCCAAGTTCCAGAGGTGCAGCTGACTGTGTCCCCTGTGCTGCAGCCTGGGGAGGAGAGGAAGCTTGAGAGGGAGAGCAGTGTTGATACAGGCTACCCTGGATCAGCCCACAGTGCTCCAGATCAGGATTTTCATCAAGAAAGCATCAGTGATGG CGATCCTCATACAGATGAACCAGAGGAACATCCAACATTTCAGGCGAACCCTCCGCCTGCTGACCAGGATGCTGCCAGTTCACCACATCTCACTCCTGATGATGACTTAAATCTTACTCCAGAAAAAGAAa ACGAAGGCGGTGACAGTGAATGTTTGGGTTTGCCATCGTCCGGTCCCAGAGAAGACGACACTGCAAACAGCTTTTCTCCTGAAACT AGATTAAAACCGGCAGAGATTGACCTGTCAGGAAAGGCTGAAGAAGTTCCCTGTTCCTCCAT TTCCTCTGGTCATCCAGAAGCACAACCTAACAACCAACCTCAGACTCTGGTTCAGGCCAGACCTCCTGATTCAAACAATCTGCAGCGCTCAGATCCAGTGATCGATCCTCCAAAAATCCCGCCTCAGACCCCCACAGCTGAGGAACCCACAGTAGATTCTGCGACTTTAAATCTGACGTCAACTCCGTCACCCATGAGGCAGCTTCTGGGTCAAGACCTATTCAGACTGGTTCAG CACATCAACTACTTGAGTCTGCGGGAGGTTATTGGAGCTTCATTTTCTAACCTACTTGCCCAGCAACCGTCTTCTGTGGCCCAGCCTGACATGACCTGCTTACTCCCTGATATATCATCATCTGCCACCAGATTTATCCCCGACCAGGATGCATTACCTAATCAATCTACAGTCTCTGCAGCAGTTCAGACACCTGTCCCAAAGCCAGGCTGCAGAGACCTCAAGAATAATGATGCTGGATGTCAGTTTGCAGCACTGACGACCACAACATCCTCCGCAGCCAACCAGCATCAATCCAACATAGATCCACAGTCCAATGTCTGCATCAGTGGTGCTGAATATCAG gaaaTGCAGCCACTTTCTGTGCAAGCAGAGTCCCCAGATGTTCAGCAGATGGAAAACAGGAAACGAATCCCCTCTTCACAAGGACTCCTGGCCACCACCAACACCAGGCGTGCAGTTCAGAGCACGCCTGTACCTCTAAGCTCTCATGGTGGTGCACAGAATGATTCTGCTCCTCCAATGTTAGGTCTGAGGTTGCTAAAATTCTCCAGCCCTCTGCTGTCCCAGCACACCTCTTCACAAAATCCACCGGCACCTCAACCACACGCATATCCCACTGCAAACCAGGAAATCCCCAGATCTTTTCAGGCAAAGACTAAACTTGACTTCAACAAAGGGAGGGAAgacagaaatacattttcatctCCAATAACTCGCCCATACAAATCAACTTCCAGGACTTTTCATCCCCAAAGTCACAGTTCCCCGCAGCTCCCTcctgcttttcctgctcataCACCTTCACCGTTTCAGGGACTTCgcttgctgcagctgcagccaccTCCACATCACAACATCACCTTCCCTAAATTACCACTCCCATCATTCTCTAGACCTTCTGCACTCATTCCAGTTCCAGTGACGGAAACGCCTCCGATCAAGCTTCTGCAGATCAACCGTGGGCCCAAAGTG ATGGTACCCCGGCCAGTTCCCTCAACCCATACGACCCGTCTGATCTCTAAGGAAGAGTTGCAGAATTTAGGGGTTGGGCAACAGGAACTGGAAAAAACTGCTCTTCAGTTGCTCAGAGTTCAAAAATCTCCTGAAAAGCCCATCACCTCGTCCAGCTGTGCCCCCAACAAAAG GCATAAAAGAAGAGAGGAAAAAGCAAAAGGGGGGAAATCTGAGGTCACGTTTAGACCAAATGAGTCTATCATCCCTACTCAAGAG ACTCCAGCGTTGCCTACAAGTGAGGAACCTGCAGTTGTTGAGAAAATCCGCTCTGATCAGGACATCCCAGGTGATTATTTTC AACCTACAGTTGACTCCCTAACCGGTCAGAAACTGTTGGGTAAGATCTTTTCCACTTCAGCTGAGCTCCAAGCCATGGCTTCCACAAGTAAGCGTCCCCCGGAGTGTTATGACGTGTCCACCAACACAGACTCGG aTTGTCCGCCACAACTTGTGGATAAAGCCATATCTGTCCAAGCCTCTGTGATGACTGGCAGCCCAAAAT CAACAAGTTCAGCAAATTTCCAAATTTTTTATGAAGATCCTGTTCGAGACGGAGAGCAGCAACCATGGCAACCAGAGACGAATACC AGTCCACCTGGCCGCCAATTTCTAAGTGTTTTAGATTTCGAAGGTGAAGATGGATCACCACGTCCTGCTCCAGAAATACGAGACGTTCCTTCCATTCGACCTTCCTCGCCCACATCTTCTCAGCTTCATGTTCTTGCAACCTCCGTCCTCAGGAATGACTTTTCTGCTGTCCAAATTCCAGATAACTGTGTGCcgctcaccactcccccag AAATGCCCGAGGAGTCTCCCTCAGAAAGCAGCTGTGGGTCCAGAAGCGTTTTAGAAAGGGTTACATCCCAGAACATGACAGAGAACTTGCCTGAATCTGAGATCTGCCGAGCCATCAGGAACCAAAGTGGCGTCCGTCAGAACGCCTCGCCTTCACTCCTTTCTGAGGGGTTCTCCTCACGCCTCTCAGTACTGGACGCCCAGCTTGCTGCGCTGCAGAACATCGCGGATCATCTTGAGACGGACCTCGTAAAATCCAGAATG gtGGTGAACTCCCTGGAAAAGCTTTCCTCACCGAGTGTGAAGCCCACCAAGGCAACAAAGAAAACTGTCAGATTGTCTCTTCCTCTGCAAG CATGGACACAGAGACCTGATCCAGCCTTTTCAGCTGAAATAAATGCATCAGAGCTTGATAAAAACCCTACACAGCATGACGATAAAGACCTGCTTCTCAGTGATGAAGCTGGAGCCTCCTCCTTtcactcaccaccag ATAACTTTACAGATGCAGACGAGATATCTCATGA GTGGACGGATGCTGACCCGGGCCAATCCGAGTTATTTGATACGGTGGAATTGTTAGACGAGCTGCTAAAGGAAGGATATTTATTTCCAACCGACCTGGATTTGTTCGAATCCCAGACTGTGCAGCACAACAG CAGGCAAGACCTGCAGCAGAGTGGCTGGATGTCAGAGGGACAGGCTTTTTCCCGGGAGGACAGGAATGAACTGAGGATATGGATGAGAAGGAAACACAGGGAACGACTGGCTGCATATCAGAAACACAGAGCACGTCTGAGGGAGCAGGAACACAAACCTTACACTGCCTCTCCATCCAGG ACTCGAGCAGCCTCACGGAAAAccagagaaaatgaagaaaa GCTCACTCTTCTGGAGCAGTACGACCAGCGCATGAAGGAGGCTTGGTCTTTGGCCGGTGAATTCAATCTTCCTCCGGGAACCCAAGCGAGTTCTTCACGCACTGAAGGTTCTCAGGTTCTGTCCAAAAAGTGGTCAACCGCTGCTCCGCTCAGCAG GCCTCACAGTGTGTCCGTCAGTGGCAAAAGGGGAAAAGCTCGGCTCCACCCGCAGACACACTCTGTGGAAAGACCGCCTTCAGAGGATCTTCACAGACGACTGGGACTTCATCGGCCTG TGACTCTTTTACCAGGGGACCGACTGTCTCAGGTGACGAGACGCGGCATGCTCAGTAAGACGCTCCCTAAAAGTGATGCAGCCAGCCAGAATGAAACCAGAGACGATGGACACCAGGGAGAACCTCGACTGAACCAGACATATTCAAGAGGGGGTGCTATATACAAAAGGATTCACAGGGAGCTGCCTAAAGTGGAAGGGAGAAGAGAATTGGACAGTTCAGGACCTCATAGACCGCAGAGGCTGCAGCGGTCTGACCTT GTTCTCACAGAGCTTGTGGATGAGGAGGAAAATGATCCCCGTGGAGTTTCAGGGATAGACTGGCTGGACAATCTGTCTGAGAGTGCAGACAGCTGCCTCAGTAAAATAGACTGGGCAGCTATAGAGAGAATGGCTGCTGCAGAAGAGTCAGATGTGGACTCTTAA